Below is a genomic region from Bacillus mycoides.
AGGACATTTTAGCGGCGGTTCTGTATTACATTGGGAAGAAGGAAATGATGGGAAAGGTATTTTATTAACAGGTGATATTATTCAAGTCGTAGCGGATCAGCAGTGGGTGAGTTTCATGTACAGCTATCCAAACTTAATTCCATTGCCAGCGAGAAAAGTGGAGGAAATGGCGAATCGAGTGAAGCCATTACAGTTTAATCGTTTATATAATGCTTTTCACGGAGTAGTGAAAGAGAATGCAAATGAGGCAGTGGAACGTTCTGCTGAAAGATATATTAAGGCGGTAGAAGGAAAGTTATTTCGTACGTGAAAGGAGAATTAGCTCTATGAAAACGTTAGTATGCTTCGGTGATAGTATTACAGCTGATGAAACGTTTTTTGATGGAACGCCAAGGTTAACACCGCGTCTGCAAGAGATGTTTCCAAATTGGAAGGTGGTAAATGCGGGGGGTCCGGGCGATAATACGTTCGATGCGTTACATAGGGTTGAAGATGATGTACTATCACATAAACCAGACTTTGTAACAGTTTTTCTTGGTACGAATGATTCGGTGTTATTTGATCCAGTGCCATTACAATCTTACAAAGAAAATTTAGAGAAAATTGTAAGTGCGATTTCATCAGAAAAAGTATTACTTATTAGTCCTGCACCAGTTGATGAAGCAAGGCAACATAATAGAACGAATGAAGTACTCGGTCAATATGCAAATGTGGTTGAGGAAGTGGCGAAAGAAACAGGAAGTCATTTTCTAAATTTGTACGCTGAAATGATTCAAGAAAAGGATTATAAGAGATTTGTAGAAGATGATGAAAAGGACGGTTTACACTTCGGACCACAAGGTTATGAATATTTAGCGAAGTTAATTTGTGAAAAGTTAAAAGGGATTTTGTAGGAAGCAAAGCGTGGGCGCTTTGCTTTTTTGTTCGCGTATTTCCTCCTACAATGCAGTAGCTTTTATTATGCTAATTATATTTCATAGTAGCACATGTAAGAATGAAATGAATAAAGTGAAATATAATTAGACCTTACCAATTGGGTTATTAAGGGGAGCCCGACTTCGACCTAACTTTTTTGCTCTTGCCAAATTTTGAGGCGATGCACTCAAATAGCGGGATAAAATGTACTTTAAAGAGGTGGTTAGCCGTAACACTATGAGACATTCGTACAAAAGAAAATGATTTGTTCCGCTAATGGAATGTATCCAAGACTTAACAGTTGATTAATTGAACTGTAAAGTTTAAAATTACAGTATAGTTTTTAGAAGTGAGTTGCTATTTTTTGTGAAAAACAGATAAATTAAATATTCTCGAATGAATAATATAACGTGTATTTCATTCTGAACTGTAATTTTTTTTAATACATTTCAATAATCTATATAATAATTTAAAAAGTAAAGGAGTGTGTAAAATATGGTGATTTTATATACGACAGCAAGCTGTAGTTCATGCCGAAAAGCAAAAGCATGGCTTGAAGAACATCAAATTGATTATACCGAAAAAAATATCGTATCAAATTCTCTTACAGTCGATGAACTTAAATCCATTCTTCGTTTAACTGAAGATGGTGCTACTGAAATTATTTCAACTAGATCTAAAACTTTTCAGGAATTAAATATAAATATTGAGGCGCTTTCGCTTAATGAGTTTTATAAATTAATAATTGAGTATCCTCAAATGTTACGTCGTCCAATTATGCTGGATGAAAAAAGATTACAGGTTGGTTTTAATGAGGAAGAAATTCGCAAATTTTTACCGCGTAGCGTTCGAACATTTTTGAATATAGAATTGCAAAAAATGGCTAATTAATAAGTAATATTTTGAAAGGAGGAAACAGAAGTGATTGAAGTATGTGTTACAGTTAATTATAAAGATAGAAACTATCACACAAATGTTATTGTGAGTAAAGATACGATTTGGACAAAAATTAAACAATTGGCAGAAGAACAAGTTAAGAAACAGTGGACTGTTTAAATTTATTTGCAACTTAAAAAGCTAAATGAAGTTAGGAGATATAGGGGAGTTCTGATAGAATATAAAGGAATTTATTTTTTCATGCTAAGCATGCTTCTTATATATTTTAACGTTTGACTAACCTATCTGTAATATTTATGGCTACAGTATGTTACTAAACGAGAAATCATATTTTTTATCGTAGGAGGACAACAATGAACAGCGACTTTACCTTGGCCATTCACAGTTTAACTTATTTAGCTTTACAGCCAGATCGGATGTCAACAAGTAATGCTATTTCCGAAAGTGCAGGTGTTCATCCAGTACGCATTCGCAAAGTGCTAAGTTTGTTAAAAAAACATAAGTTTATACAATCAAAAGAGGGAACGGGTGGAGGTTTTATTTTTGCCCGTGATTTAAGTGAAATTAATCTTTGGAATATGTATCAAATAACCTCTGAAGGGGCATTGCAGCCGAAGTGTCCAGAATCAAATGATCAGTGTATTGTAGGTTCGAACATGCGGAAAGTTCTTTTTGCTATTTTCTTAGGTGCGGAAGAACATCTAGGTGAATATTTAAAGAATTATACAATGAAAGAAGTTGTTGATCTTATTAATCAAGAACGTTAAGCGGCTTAATTATTATGTAGCCGTGAGTTCTTAAAAAATAAATGTAATAAAAAACATTACAGTTTAAATTGGTTTTTATATCTTTTTTATCGTTACAAAAAATATTTATAAGCAGGTGAAAAAGTATGATGTCAAATAATAATCATGTTTTAAAAGTGGGAGATTGGGTTCGTGGAATATCAAATGAGGGTGAATTCAT
It encodes:
- a CDS encoding SGNH/GDSL hydrolase family protein; the protein is MKTLVCFGDSITADETFFDGTPRLTPRLQEMFPNWKVVNAGGPGDNTFDALHRVEDDVLSHKPDFVTVFLGTNDSVLFDPVPLQSYKENLEKIVSAISSEKVLLISPAPVDEARQHNRTNEVLGQYANVVEEVAKETGSHFLNLYAEMIQEKDYKRFVEDDEKDGLHFGPQGYEYLAKLICEKLKGIL
- the spxA gene encoding transcriptional regulator SpxA — protein: MVILYTTASCSSCRKAKAWLEEHQIDYTEKNIVSNSLTVDELKSILRLTEDGATEIISTRSKTFQELNINIEALSLNEFYKLIIEYPQMLRRPIMLDEKRLQVGFNEEEIRKFLPRSVRTFLNIELQKMAN
- a CDS encoding BA3454 family stress response protein; its protein translation is MIEVCVTVNYKDRNYHTNVIVSKDTIWTKIKQLAEEQVKKQWTV
- the saiR gene encoding Rrf2-family transcriptional regulator SaiR; the protein is MNSDFTLAIHSLTYLALQPDRMSTSNAISESAGVHPVRIRKVLSLLKKHKFIQSKEGTGGGFIFARDLSEINLWNMYQITSEGALQPKCPESNDQCIVGSNMRKVLFAIFLGAEEHLGEYLKNYTMKEVVDLINQER